One Dehalococcoidales bacterium genomic window carries:
- the ileS gene encoding isoleucine--tRNA ligase yields the protein MFQPVNSKVDFAKKEEDILEFWRQEDIFNKSIEERSNCLRFVLYEGPPTANGNPGIHHVLSRIFKDVIPRYKTMKGYYAPRIAGWDTHGLPVELGVEKELGFTNKSDIEKYGIDKFNAKCRESVFRYLEDWNAMTERIAYWCDMDHPYITMENDYIESGWWIIKQLWDKGLIYKGYKTAAHCPRCGTSLSSHEVALGYKEDTVDPSVYIKFRVIPQSSAKINPELAEKPLFLMAWTTTPWTLPSNTGLAVSASSEYSIVEVNGEYIIMATALLSSVMPDENRVFQTLKGSDLIGLEYKPLYNPHSYGMERLRFITPNSSELELQPVDDNLTYRVWGTDFVSMEDGTGIVHIAPAFGEVDFEAGMQNLMDFVQTVDLQGKVIGNYSFAGKFVKKADQMIIQELDEMGLLFRSSTVSHTYPFCWRCDAPLLYYVKQSWYIRTTAVKDRLVENNGIVNWYPDHIKEGRFGDWLKNNVDWAFSRERYWGTPLPIWQCDSCGQLECIGGLQELNNKKGFSGFSEPVDLHRPYVDDLTFNCADCTGKMKRLPEVIDCWFDSGAMPVAQYHYPFENDTLLADGRFPADYICEAVDQTRGWFYSLHALSTLLFDRPCYKNVICLGHILDAKGEKMSKSKKNVVEFWPILNKYGADALRWYLFTASPPGNARRFSEQLVSEVTHKFMLTLWNTYSFFVLYANIDKYNPLTEKGETVPSTLDLWIISELNKLIADVDTAFDTYNPTEAGRRIDAFVEDLSNWYVRRSRRRFWKSENDTDKLSAYATLYECLVTLTKLIAPLMPFIAEEMYQNLVRSVDKEAPISVHLAAFPISDATKIDEDLSIATKLAIKLSSLGRAARSRAKLKVRQPLEKVQVKLSSSAEKGSLEKVKTQVIDELNIKDVEVISDLCDLEEKGFIVETDSVYSVVVNPEVSPELLKEGMAREIVHRLQNMRKEAGFEIADRILSYYEGEGYVAEVINDYADYIKHETLSDDIKLGVPTEGVCSASCKINGYEMQLAVVKAN from the coding sequence ATGTTTCAACCGGTTAACAGCAAAGTAGATTTTGCCAAAAAAGAAGAGGATATTCTTGAATTTTGGCGCCAAGAAGATATTTTCAATAAAAGTATCGAAGAGCGCAGTAATTGCCTTCGTTTTGTACTTTACGAAGGGCCGCCGACCGCTAACGGCAACCCCGGGATTCATCATGTCCTTTCGCGTATATTTAAGGATGTTATCCCTCGCTATAAAACGATGAAAGGCTATTATGCCCCGCGTATTGCCGGCTGGGACACGCATGGTTTGCCGGTTGAGCTGGGTGTTGAAAAGGAGCTCGGCTTTACCAACAAATCCGATATTGAAAAATACGGTATCGATAAGTTTAACGCCAAATGCCGTGAAAGCGTCTTCCGTTATTTGGAAGATTGGAATGCAATGACGGAGCGTATCGCCTATTGGTGCGATATGGACCATCCTTATATCACAATGGAAAACGATTATATAGAATCCGGCTGGTGGATTATTAAACAGCTTTGGGATAAAGGCTTAATTTATAAGGGTTATAAAACGGCGGCTCATTGCCCGCGTTGCGGTACTTCGCTTAGTTCTCACGAGGTTGCGCTCGGTTATAAAGAAGATACGGTTGATCCCTCGGTTTATATTAAGTTTCGGGTAATCCCTCAATCCTCCGCCAAAATAAACCCCGAACTTGCCGAAAAACCGCTTTTTCTGATGGCGTGGACGACAACCCCGTGGACTTTACCCAGTAATACCGGCCTGGCGGTTTCGGCGTCTTCCGAATATTCAATCGTTGAGGTTAACGGGGAATATATCATTATGGCAACCGCTCTGTTAAGTTCCGTTATGCCTGATGAAAACCGCGTATTCCAAACCCTAAAGGGTTCAGACCTTATCGGGTTGGAATATAAACCACTTTATAACCCTCACAGTTACGGAATGGAGCGCCTGCGCTTTATAACCCCTAACAGCTCCGAATTGGAGCTGCAGCCCGTTGATGATAATTTAACTTATCGCGTTTGGGGAACCGATTTTGTTTCTATGGAAGACGGAACCGGTATCGTTCATATTGCCCCTGCATTCGGTGAGGTAGACTTCGAAGCCGGTATGCAAAACCTGATGGATTTTGTGCAAACGGTTGATTTACAGGGTAAGGTTATCGGTAATTACAGCTTTGCCGGTAAATTTGTTAAAAAGGCCGATCAAATGATTATCCAAGAGTTGGATGAGATGGGTTTACTGTTCCGCAGTTCCACTGTCAGCCACACTTATCCGTTTTGCTGGCGCTGTGATGCGCCCTTGCTCTACTACGTAAAACAGAGTTGGTATATCCGTACCACCGCCGTAAAAGACCGGCTTGTTGAGAATAACGGAATCGTAAATTGGTATCCGGACCATATTAAGGAAGGGCGTTTCGGTGACTGGCTTAAAAACAATGTCGATTGGGCGTTTTCCAGAGAGCGTTATTGGGGAACCCCGTTACCGATTTGGCAATGCGATTCCTGCGGGCAGTTGGAATGCATCGGCGGCTTGCAAGAATTAAACAATAAAAAGGGCTTTTCGGGTTTTTCCGAACCGGTCGATTTGCATCGCCCTTATGTCGATGATTTAACCTTCAATTGTGCCGATTGTACCGGCAAAATGAAACGTTTGCCGGAGGTAATTGACTGCTGGTTTGATTCGGGGGCAATGCCTGTTGCCCAGTATCATTACCCGTTTGAAAACGATACGCTTCTTGCTGACGGCAGATTCCCGGCTGATTATATTTGTGAAGCGGTTGACCAAACACGCGGTTGGTTTTACAGCCTGCACGCTTTATCGACCTTATTATTTGACCGCCCTTGCTATAAAAATGTTATTTGCCTGGGGCATATTTTGGATGCCAAAGGCGAAAAGATGAGTAAAAGCAAAAAGAATGTTGTCGAGTTCTGGCCGATTTTAAATAAATACGGAGCAGATGCGTTGCGCTGGTACCTTTTTACCGCATCTCCTCCCGGTAATGCCCGCCGTTTTTCGGAACAATTGGTTTCAGAGGTTACGCATAAGTTTATGCTTACGCTTTGGAATACCTATTCGTTCTTTGTTCTTTATGCCAATATCGATAAATATAATCCGCTAACCGAAAAAGGCGAAACCGTTCCGTCAACCTTGGATCTTTGGATTATTTCCGAATTAAATAAATTGATTGCGGATGTTGATACCGCTTTTGATACCTATAATCCGACTGAAGCCGGCAGGCGCATCGATGCATTTGTGGAAGATTTATCGAACTGGTATGTCCGCCGCAGCCGCAGGCGTTTCTGGAAGAGCGAAAACGATACTGATAAGCTGTCGGCCTATGCCACTCTGTACGAGTGTTTGGTTACTCTGACCAAATTGATTGCGCCGCTAATGCCGTTTATTGCCGAAGAAATGTATCAGAATTTGGTTCGCTCTGTTGATAAAGAGGCTCCGATAAGCGTTCATCTGGCGGCTTTTCCGATTTCCGATGCAACAAAAATCGATGAAGATTTATCAATTGCAACCAAATTGGCGATTAAGCTATCGAGTTTAGGCAGGGCAGCCCGAAGCAGGGCAAAGTTAAAAGTACGCCAACCGCTGGAGAAGGTACAGGTCAAATTATCGTCAAGCGCTGAAAAAGGCAGCCTCGAAAAAGTAAAAACGCAGGTTATTGATGAACTTAACATAAAAGATGTCGAGGTTATTAGCGATCTTTGCGACCTGGAGGAAAAAGGGTTTATTGTTGAAACCGATTCCGTTTATTCCGTTGTTGTTAACCCTGAGGTTTCTCCGGAACTGCTCAAAGAAGGAATGGCGCGCGAGATTGTTCACCGTCTACAAAACATGAGGAAGGAAGCCGGCTTTGAGATTGCCGACCGTATTCTTTCTTACTATGAGGGTGAAGGGTACGTTGCGGAGGTAATTAACGATTACGCTGATTATATTAAGCACGAGACCCTTTCCGACGATATCAAGCTGGGTGTTCCTACTGAGGGTGTCTGTTCGGCAAGCTGCAAAATAAACGGTTATGAAATGCAACTGGCTGTTGTTAAAGCAAATTAA
- a CDS encoding TrpB-like pyridoxal phosphate-dependent enzyme has translation MKRTMFFLDQKDMPTKWYNILPDLPEPLAIDLHPVTGKPITPEDLAPLFPMELIMQEFSPERYIEIPEEVQEILLTYRPTTLHRAYQLEKALDTPAKIFYKYEGTSPAGSHKLNTAIPQAYYNKKEGIKRISTETGAGQWGSALSIACQLFDMECKVYMVKVSYNSKPYRRILMETYGATCVASPSMDTQAGRDMLAIDPDCNGSLGLAISEAVEDAVSRDDTHYALGSVLNHVLLHQTIIGEETIKQMEMAGEYPDILVGCVGGGSNFAGLFIPWLRDKMSGAKPDMRVICVEPTATPTLTKGPFAYDYGDVAGLTPLLKMHTLGHNFMPPPVHAGGLRYHGMAPIVSHLYNLGIIEARAVPQLSTFEAGILFARTEGILSAPESTHAIRVAIDEAVKCKESGESKNILICLSGHGHFDLSSYDAYLQGKLQDLEFSEKEMQEALTKLPKVG, from the coding sequence ATGAAAAGAACAATGTTTTTTCTGGACCAAAAGGATATGCCCACAAAATGGTACAACATTTTGCCGGATTTACCCGAGCCGTTAGCGATTGACTTACACCCCGTTACCGGTAAACCGATAACACCGGAGGACTTAGCGCCCCTATTTCCGATGGAGCTGATTATGCAGGAATTCAGCCCGGAACGTTATATTGAAATTCCGGAGGAAGTTCAAGAAATTCTGCTTACCTACAGGCCAACCACCCTGCACAGGGCTTATCAATTAGAAAAAGCCTTGGATACACCTGCCAAGATATTCTACAAATACGAAGGGACAAGCCCTGCCGGCAGCCACAAACTCAATACCGCAATCCCTCAGGCTTATTACAATAAAAAAGAGGGCATTAAACGTATCAGCACCGAAACGGGCGCCGGTCAATGGGGAAGCGCTCTTTCAATTGCCTGCCAACTTTTCGATATGGAATGTAAGGTTTATATGGTTAAAGTCAGCTATAACAGCAAACCTTACCGCCGTATCTTAATGGAAACCTACGGTGCAACCTGTGTTGCTAGCCCCAGCATGGATACGCAGGCCGGAAGGGATATGCTGGCAATCGACCCGGATTGCAACGGCAGCCTCGGGCTGGCTATCAGTGAAGCGGTTGAAGATGCCGTTTCCCGAGATGATACCCATTATGCCCTTGGCAGCGTTTTAAATCATGTTTTACTGCACCAAACCATAATTGGTGAAGAAACAATCAAACAGATGGAGATGGCCGGTGAATATCCCGATATTCTCGTCGGGTGCGTCGGCGGCGGTTCGAATTTTGCCGGCTTATTTATCCCTTGGCTGAGAGATAAAATGAGCGGCGCCAAACCGGATATGCGCGTAATCTGTGTTGAGCCGACGGCAACCCCAACCCTTACCAAGGGACCCTTTGCTTATGATTACGGTGATGTTGCCGGGCTGACCCCTCTTCTCAAGATGCACACTTTAGGGCATAATTTCATGCCTCCGCCCGTGCATGCCGGCGGTCTGCGCTATCATGGAATGGCTCCTATCGTTTCGCATCTTTATAATCTTGGAATTATCGAAGCCAGAGCAGTACCGCAATTATCCACCTTTGAAGCCGGTATTTTGTTTGCGCGCACCGAAGGCATCTTGAGTGCACCCGAATCGACTCACGCAATTAGAGTTGCGATTGACGAAGCGGTTAAATGCAAAGAATCGGGCGAATCGAAAAATATCCTGATTTGTCTCAGCGGCCACGGACACTTCGACCTTTCCTCTTATGATGCCTATCTGCAAGGCAAGCTCCAGGATTTGGAATTTTCCGAAAAAGAAATGCAAGAAGCCTTAACAAAGTTACCCAAAGTCGGATAG
- a CDS encoding bifunctional nuclease family protein: MVEMTVDSVRIGMMNRNMEYQYVVLLKEKAAERFLPIFIGPAEAKAILIKLKGENVPRPLTHDLLQTVMATTGVTVDSILINDLKSDIFYAKIILNIDGRQEEIDSRPSDALALAVRMDTPIFADESVLEKAGIPLDQDKETGDPILPKEDYGEIESKGGKVSEEEMKRLSAFRDFIDNLDMDDFGKHKS, encoded by the coding sequence ATGGTAGAGATGACGGTTGACAGCGTGCGTATCGGTATGATGAACAGAAATATGGAATATCAGTATGTTGTTCTTCTCAAAGAAAAAGCAGCCGAGCGGTTTCTGCCGATTTTTATCGGTCCGGCCGAAGCAAAGGCTATCCTTATAAAGCTTAAGGGAGAAAATGTCCCTCGCCCCTTAACTCACGATTTGTTGCAAACGGTAATGGCAACAACGGGTGTTACGGTTGATTCTATCCTTATAAATGACCTTAAAAGCGATATCTTTTATGCTAAAATCATACTTAATATCGACGGCAGGCAAGAAGAAATCGATTCGCGGCCGAGCGATGCGTTGGCTCTGGCAGTAAGAATGGACACGCCGATATTTGCCGACGAATCCGTTTTGGAAAAGGCCGGAATCCCGCTGGATCAGGACAAAGAAACCGGTGACCCCATTTTGCCGAAAGAAGATTACGGTGAAATTGAAAGCAAGGGCGGCAAAGTAAGCGAAGAAGAAATGAAAAGGCTTTCCGCTTTCCGCGATTTTATTGATAATCTTGATATGGATGATTTCGGGAAGCATAAATCTTAA
- a CDS encoding AtpZ/AtpI family protein codes for MRINKWRSAVQFIGAGWYIVLAIAGCTLGGLWLDNRFDTKPIFILIGLFLGLILAFYGVYRMVLVLMKDKEND; via the coding sequence GTGAGGATTAATAAATGGCGTTCAGCCGTACAGTTTATAGGGGCGGGGTGGTACATAGTGCTGGCAATAGCAGGTTGTACACTCGGCGGTCTTTGGCTTGATAACAGATTTGATACCAAGCCAATTTTTATACTAATCGGATTATTCTTAGGGCTTATTTTAGCGTTTTACGGTGTGTATAGGATGGTTTTAGTGCTTATGAAAGACAAGGAGAACGACTAG
- a CDS encoding FoF1 ATP synthase subunit a, whose translation MAKKKGCLGCSFPVAIIILLALLGIGVVSFLSGTLGKVFFGDLGLPAWLSVPTPSPEIPASTLFHVFNYPVTNTTITAWLSIILLTVVFYFGTRKLKMVPGRFQMALESVIGYVSDLCNDVVGEKYGRKFFVFVTTIFLFVITNAWMGLIPGVGSIIVHTAEGEAELFRAANTDINLPLALAILAFFFIEYWGIKINGFKYFGRFANTRKFTSSTGKLLKGDVKAGIGGMLLGFIDIFIGIIELFSELMRIVSFTFRLFGNMIGGEILLLMMLSLAPFLLAIPFYGLEVLVGFIQALVFSSLTLVFTQMAITPSHQED comes from the coding sequence GTGGCAAAAAAGAAAGGCTGTTTGGGTTGCTCTTTTCCAGTTGCTATTATAATTCTTTTGGCTTTATTGGGTATCGGGGTTGTCAGCTTCCTGAGCGGTACGCTCGGTAAAGTATTCTTTGGTGATTTGGGTCTTCCCGCTTGGCTTTCCGTGCCCACTCCGAGTCCGGAAATTCCGGCATCAACACTGTTTCATGTTTTCAATTATCCCGTTACCAACACGACCATAACCGCTTGGTTGTCAATTATTCTTTTGACGGTTGTGTTTTACTTTGGCACCCGCAAACTAAAAATGGTTCCGGGTCGCTTCCAAATGGCGCTTGAATCCGTTATCGGCTATGTCAGCGATTTATGCAACGATGTAGTCGGTGAAAAATACGGGCGCAAGTTCTTTGTATTTGTTACCACTATTTTCCTGTTTGTTATTACCAACGCTTGGATGGGGTTAATTCCCGGTGTAGGGTCTATTATTGTTCATACAGCCGAGGGTGAAGCCGAACTCTTTAGGGCCGCTAACACTGATATTAACCTGCCGTTGGCATTGGCAATCCTCGCGTTCTTTTTTATTGAATATTGGGGTATTAAAATTAACGGTTTCAAATACTTTGGCAGGTTTGCCAATACCCGTAAATTCACATCTTCAACCGGTAAATTACTAAAGGGAGATGTTAAGGCCGGAATCGGCGGTATGCTGCTCGGTTTTATCGATATTTTCATCGGAATTATTGAACTCTTCAGTGAGCTGATGCGCATTGTCAGTTTTACCTTCCGACTTTTTGGCAATATGATCGGCGGTGAGATACTGCTTCTTATGATGTTATCGCTCGCGCCTTTCCTGTTGGCGATTCCTTTTTACGGATTGGAAGTCCTTGTCGGCTTTATCCAGGCGCTTGTTTTCTCAAGCCTGACATTGGTGTTCACTCAAATGGCTATTACACCCTCGCATCAAGAGGATTAA
- the atpE gene encoding ATP synthase F0 subunit C — translation MEVEALKLLGAGLCMGLGAIGPGIGIGVLGAGAVQAIARNPEARGQIFTNMILALALSEACAIYALVITILLLFVV, via the coding sequence ATGGAAGTAGAAGCATTGAAATTATTAGGCGCAGGTTTATGTATGGGCTTGGGTGCTATCGGTCCCGGAATCGGTATCGGTGTACTTGGCGCCGGAGCTGTTCAGGCGATTGCCAGGAATCCTGAAGCCAGAGGTCAGATTTTTACTAATATGATCTTGGCGCTTGCTCTTTCCGAAGCGTGTGCTATTTATGCTCTGGTAATTACTATTTTACTTCTGTTTGTTGTTTAG
- the atpF gene encoding F0F1 ATP synthase subunit B yields the protein MEGLGINLPLLITQIFNFGLLLVLLYIFAYKPIMNMLDQRSAKIKESIDQTEQIKEQAQLAEKETARLIGEASKEGQKIVEQATLVAEETKQKAKQDAKVEAEKLLIKAKAEIERERDEAIGELRSAFADLAIIAAGKVIAGSLSEEQHRQLIDKVLEESSVLNKN from the coding sequence TTGGAAGGATTAGGAATCAATTTACCATTATTAATAACACAAATATTTAACTTCGGGCTCCTTTTAGTCCTGTTGTATATATTTGCCTATAAACCGATTATGAATATGCTTGACCAGCGTTCGGCAAAAATTAAGGAAAGCATTGACCAGACGGAGCAAATAAAAGAACAGGCGCAGCTTGCGGAAAAAGAGACGGCAAGGTTAATCGGCGAGGCCAGCAAAGAAGGTCAAAAGATAGTTGAGCAGGCTACGCTCGTTGCCGAAGAAACCAAGCAGAAGGCAAAACAGGATGCAAAAGTTGAAGCCGAAAAGCTGTTAATCAAGGCGAAAGCGGAAATCGAAAGAGAACGCGACGAAGCTATCGGAGAACTTCGCAGTGCTTTTGCCGATTTGGCGATAATTGCCGCCGGTAAAGTAATTGCCGGTTCGTTAAGCGAAGAGCAGCATCGCCAATTGATAGACAAGGTGCTTGAAGAAAGCAGCGTTCTGAATAAAAATTAG
- the atpH gene encoding ATP synthase F1 subunit delta codes for MAKKFSARRYAQALFAVAQEKNRLDEISVELENVVQLNFDSVVFAYLSNPVISFKEKETLLAGKLPNVEETVVNLIYLLLANGRIDMLPSIINEYQQMVDDTKGVERAEVVTAVPLTDALRGKIAGRLGEMLNKKIVIEPESTDPGLIGGVVVKIGGKLLDGSTRTALNNLKKEIS; via the coding sequence GTGGCAAAAAAATTTTCTGCCAGAAGATATGCGCAGGCGCTCTTTGCCGTAGCGCAAGAGAAAAACAGGCTGGATGAAATATCGGTTGAGTTGGAGAATGTTGTTCAACTTAATTTCGATTCTGTTGTTTTCGCTTATTTGAGTAACCCGGTTATCAGTTTCAAAGAAAAAGAAACCTTGCTTGCCGGAAAGTTGCCGAATGTAGAGGAAACAGTTGTTAATCTAATCTATTTATTATTGGCTAACGGCAGAATAGATATGCTTCCTTCTATTATTAACGAATATCAGCAAATGGTTGACGATACCAAGGGTGTTGAGAGGGCCGAGGTTGTTACCGCTGTTCCTCTTACCGATGCCTTGAGAGGAAAAATCGCCGGCCGTTTGGGTGAAATGTTAAATAAGAAAATTGTAATTGAACCGGAAAGCACCGATCCGGGGTTAATCGGTGGGGTTGTCGTCAAGATTGGCGGTAAGTTGCTTGATGGCAGCACGAGGACTGCTTTAAATAATCTGAAAAAAGAAATCAGTTAG
- the atpA gene encoding F0F1 ATP synthase subunit alpha has translation MAKGQEIVSIIKQQIEQFGTQVNLVDVGTVIEVGDGIARIYGLAGVKYNEMLEFPGDVVGIALNLEEDSVAAILLGDADNIKEGDEVRATGKIAEVPVGESLIGRVVDPLGRPLDGKGPIKTQSTRPLEKVAANVVSRKSVNTPVQTGIKAIDSMIPIGRGQRELIIGDRSTGKTAVALDTIVNQKGGDLYCIYVAIGQKAAKVAQIVANLEAQGAMEHTIVVAANASESVALQYLAPFAGCAIGEEFMENGKDALIVYDDLSRHGWAYRQLSLLLRRPPGREAYPGDVFYLHSRLLERAARLNDESGGGSLTALPIIETQAGDVSAYIPTNVISITDGQIYLEPDLFNAGIRPALNIGISVSRVGSAAQTKAMKKVAAKLKLAMAQYRELAAFAQFGTSELDRATKLQIDRGKRIEEVLKQLQFEPMPVEKQVIILFAVINGYIDDLPVDRVKEFENRLLSSMSSTHSELVQKLAKEKNFDDKMEEEMKEAIEDFKKSFKYV, from the coding sequence TTGGCTAAGGGACAAGAAATAGTTTCAATCATCAAGCAACAAATTGAACAATTCGGCACCCAGGTAAATCTGGTTGACGTCGGAACGGTTATTGAGGTCGGCGACGGAATTGCCAGAATTTACGGGTTGGCCGGTGTTAAATACAATGAAATGTTGGAGTTTCCCGGTGATGTAGTCGGTATAGCGCTTAACTTGGAAGAAGACAGCGTTGCCGCTATCCTTTTGGGCGATGCCGATAACATTAAAGAGGGCGACGAAGTTCGTGCCACCGGTAAAATCGCTGAGGTTCCGGTTGGCGAATCCTTAATCGGCAGGGTTGTTGATCCTCTGGGGAGGCCTTTAGACGGTAAGGGTCCCATCAAAACACAAAGTACTCGCCCCCTTGAAAAAGTTGCTGCCAACGTTGTTTCACGTAAGTCGGTTAATACCCCGGTCCAAACCGGTATTAAAGCGATTGACAGTATGATTCCCATTGGCAGGGGGCAGAGAGAGCTTATTATCGGCGACCGTTCAACCGGAAAGACTGCGGTTGCCTTGGATACGATTGTTAACCAAAAAGGCGGCGATTTATATTGTATTTATGTCGCTATCGGACAGAAGGCTGCCAAGGTAGCTCAGATTGTCGCTAACTTAGAGGCACAGGGCGCTATGGAACATACCATTGTTGTCGCTGCCAATGCCTCCGAATCGGTTGCCTTACAATATTTGGCTCCGTTTGCCGGTTGTGCTATCGGCGAAGAGTTTATGGAAAACGGCAAAGATGCCCTGATTGTTTATGACGATCTTTCCCGACACGGATGGGCATATCGCCAGTTATCGCTTTTACTTAGAAGGCCTCCCGGGCGAGAAGCCTATCCCGGAGATGTCTTCTATTTACACAGCCGTTTGTTGGAAAGGGCTGCCAGGCTCAACGATGAGTCAGGCGGCGGTTCTCTTACGGCGCTCCCGATTATTGAAACACAGGCCGGCGACGTTTCGGCTTATATCCCGACCAACGTTATTTCAATTACCGACGGTCAGATTTACCTTGAACCGGATCTCTTTAACGCCGGTATCAGACCGGCCCTTAATATCGGTATTTCGGTATCCCGCGTCGGCAGTGCGGCCCAAACCAAGGCTATGAAGAAAGTGGCTGCCAAGTTGAAATTGGCAATGGCACAATACCGGGAATTGGCCGCTTTTGCTCAGTTTGGTACCTCGGAGCTTGATAGAGCAACCAAATTGCAGATTGACCGGGGCAAGAGAATTGAAGAGGTTTTAAAACAGCTCCAATTCGAACCGATGCCGGTTGAAAAGCAGGTCATTATTCTCTTTGCCGTTATCAACGGTTATATTGATGATTTGCCTGTTGATAGGGTCAAAGAATTCGAAAACAGATTGCTTAGTTCGATGAGTTCAACTCACTCCGAACTGGTTCAGAAATTGGCAAAAGAAAAGAACTTCGATGACAAAATGGAAGAGGAAATGAAAGAAGCGATTGAAGATTTCAAGAAAAGCTTCAAGTATGTCTAG
- the atpG gene encoding ATP synthase F1 subunit gamma, which translates to MANIRLIRNRIRGVKNIAKITKAMEMIAASKMRKAQEYGLAGRPYSEKITQVISNLMAFTSGQPLHPCLESREDVKKITIIHITPDRGLAGGLVGNINRVTGRFILEKNTKVGVIAVGKKGLDFLRRTGRQIDAEFTGLGDYPDLLSTLPISHIVLDEFPAGNTDEVYISYTKFINTMSQQAVMEKLLPVEPAKIPPTENIPYTYEPDEIAVLNGLIPRFVEMKVYHAILESIASEQSARMVAMRNATQNAKELVQDLTLVYNKARQEMITNELLDITGGTAALE; encoded by the coding sequence ATGGCTAACATACGACTGATAAGAAACCGTATAAGGGGCGTAAAAAACATTGCTAAGATTACCAAAGCAATGGAAATGATTGCCGCTTCAAAAATGAGGAAGGCCCAAGAATATGGCTTGGCCGGTCGTCCTTATTCGGAAAAAATTACGCAGGTTATTTCCAACTTGATGGCATTTACTTCCGGGCAGCCCTTGCATCCGTGCTTGGAAAGCAGGGAAGATGTCAAAAAGATTACTATAATTCATATAACACCCGATAGAGGCCTTGCCGGTGGTTTGGTCGGTAATATTAACCGCGTTACCGGTCGGTTTATTTTAGAAAAAAACACCAAAGTCGGCGTTATTGCCGTTGGGAAAAAGGGCTTGGATTTCTTAAGAAGAACCGGCCGTCAAATCGATGCGGAATTTACGGGTTTAGGAGATTATCCCGATTTGCTTTCGACCTTACCGATTTCTCACATTGTCCTTGACGAATTTCCCGCCGGTAATACGGACGAAGTATACATATCATATACCAAATTCATTAACACAATGTCACAGCAAGCGGTGATGGAGAAGTTGTTGCCCGTTGAGCCGGCTAAAATTCCTCCCACCGAAAATATTCCCTATACCTACGAGCCCGATGAAATTGCTGTTTTGAACGGGCTTATCCCTCGCTTTGTGGAAATGAAGGTATATCACGCAATTTTGGAATCTATCGCCAGCGAGCAATCGGCCAGAATGGTGGCAATGCGTAATGCTACGCAAAATGCCAAGGAATTGGTTCAGGATTTGACGCTGGTTTACAATAAAGCAAGACAAGAAATGATAACTAACGAGTTGCTGGACATTACCGGTGGCACAGCAGCTCTTGAGTAG